One Brassica napus cultivar Da-Ae chromosome A1, Da-Ae, whole genome shotgun sequence genomic region harbors:
- the LOC111200511 gene encoding glutathione S-transferase T3-like isoform X2, giving the protein MEPFSLDSPGFMNLLSSQTSQPIDVGSIGVGSSTVPKPVERKKWTTQEDIVLISAWLNTSKDPIVSNQQKLGSFWNRIAEYFNSSPQLSGYAPREWSQCKQRWGRVNEQVCKFVGSYEAALKEQASGQNENDVMKSAHDIFFNDYQLKFTLEHAWRELRFDQKWRSNSVSRDGPKEKRKEAAETEPELEEVRPPGIKASKAAKRKKHGNEAALDQIESILAKKTIISNRKILDRLLGKNADTLSDQERTLKNKLISEML; this is encoded by the coding sequence ATGGAACCGTTTTCTCTAGATTCTCCCGGGTTTATGAACCTTTTATCTTCCCAGACCAGTCAACCCATAGACGTAGGGTCCATAGGCGTAGGGTCTTCTACTGTTCCAAAACCGGTGGAGAGGAAAAAGTGGACAACACAAGAAGACATTGTTCTGATCAGTGCTTGGCTGAACACCAGCAAGGATCCGATAGTTAGTAACCAGCAGAAGTTAGGGTCGTTTTGGAATAGAATAGCAGAGTACTTCAATTCAAGCCCTCAGCTGAGTGGCTACGCTCCTAGAGAGTGGAGTcagtgtaagcagaggtggggaagAGTTAATGAGCAGGTCTGTAAGTTTGTGGGTAGTTATGAGGCGGCATTGAAGGAACAAGCTAGTGGTCAAAATGAGAACGATGTCATGAAGTCTGCCCATGACATCTTCTTTAACGACTACCAGCTCAAGTTCACACTCGAGCATGCGTGGAGGGAACTGAGGTTTGATCAAAAATGGAGATCAAACTCTGTTTCCAGAGATGGTCCAAAAGAGAAAAGGAAGGAAGCTGCGGAAACAGAGCCTGAGTTGGAAGAGGTTAGGCCTCCTGGTATTAAGGCTTCCAAAGCTGCAAAACGAAAGAAGCACGGGAATGAAGCAGCTCTTGATCAGATAGAGAGCATACTAGCAAAGAAAACTATCATATCAAACCGGAAAATCCTTGATCGTCTCTTAGGAAAAAATGCAGATACACTTTCTGATCAAGAAAGGACACTCAAGAATAAACTGATATCTGAAATGCTTTGA
- the LOC111200511 gene encoding uncharacterized protein LOC111200511 isoform X3 — protein sequence MDPVEDRRNTKRQEEYYNSMGNVADSEYGIPRRCPCGGRIRDEVRVKEKYDTLPGKRFFTCINYEADGFHYRQPWVIGVQEEIESLRRRVEKAEQVIKLVPNLNKHIDTVEAEVNRLSLAVDNLTAEIYSLTVQVANLEKVCFE from the exons ATGGATCCCGTGGAAGATAGAAGAAATACAAAGAGGCAAGAGGAGTACTACAACAGTATGGGAAACGTGGCCGATTCAGAATATGGGATTCCCAGGAGGTGTCCCTGTGGTGGGAGAATCCGAGACGAGGTTCGCGTGAAGGAGAAGTACGACACTCTGCCTGGGAAACGCTTCTTCACGTGCATCAACTACGAG gctgatgggtttcATTACCGCCAGCCTTGGGTTATAGGTGTGCAGGAGGAGATCGAAAGTCTGCGTAGGCGGGTGGAGAAGGCTGAGCAGGTGATCAAGTTGGTGCCCAATCTCAATAAACATATCGACACAGTTGAG GCAGAGGTTAACCGCCTCAGTTTGGCGGTTGATAACCTCACTGCTGAGATTTATTCTCTCACTGTGCAGGTCGCAAATCTGGAGAAGGTCTGCTTCGAATAA
- the LOC106434052 gene encoding transcription factor FAMA-like — protein sequence MRKYLYRHACIYAYLFRFIITCVLRVFFLSFMDMFSTDSEAHRLLSLGRVGVIKKYNINIWRKEKYEYQWINITRYVRSSHISSINFSRIYILNLCILLNSSQASNFFGKPLGGHDSNSSGMIDYTLNGDLQPQKQPMLQQQPHQLSPSEFGATPFFDKKIFIDIMHFADFGPKLALNRTNNQAVHETGFDPVCFLKFPVLKERIEDHIRTQHLMSSHRTPQEGGECGGNIGCVFLEDQDNNSRRLRFIRGGENEDRDNDNVTTKEVNSKRKRGRTSKTIEEVESQRMTRIMVERKRRKQMNEHLRVLRSLMPGSYVKRV from the coding sequence atgagaaaatatttgtatagacatgcatgtatatatgcatatttGTTTAGGTTTATAATAACTTGTGTTCTACGTGtgtttttcctttctttcatGGATATGTTTTCAACTGACTCTGAAGCTCATAGATTATTGTCGTTAGGTCGTGTTGGAGTGATCAAGAAGTACAATATCAACATTTGGCGAAAAGAAAAGTACGAATATCAATGGATAAATATTACTCGGTACGTACGTTCTTCCCATATCTCAAGCATTAATTTTTctcgtatatatattttaaatttatgtatattactCAACTCCTCTCAGGCATCGAACTTCTTCGGTAAACCCTTAGGCGGTCATGACAGTAACAGCTCCGGTATGATAGACTATACGCTCAACGGAGACCTTCAACCGCAAAAGCAACCAATGCTACAACAGCAGCCGCATCAACTGTCCCCTTCCGAATTTGGAGCAACGcctttttttgataaaaaaatttttataGACATTATGCATTTTGCAGACTTCGGTCCGAAATTGGCGTTGAACCGGACCAATAACCAAGCCGTTCACGAAACCGGGTTTGATCCGGTTTGCTTCTTGAAGTTCCCAGTCTTGAAGGAAAGGATAGAGGACCATATTCGAACCCAGCATCTCATGTCTTCTCATAGGACGCCTCAGGAGGGAGGTGAGTGTGGAGGAAACATTGGCTGCGTTTTTCTTGAAGACCAAGACAATAACTCCAGGCGACTCCGTTTTATTAGAGGAGGAGAAAATGAAGACAGGGACAACGATAATGTTACAACAAAGGAGGTGAACAGCAAGAGGAAGAGAGGTAGAACAAGCAAGACCATCGAAGAAGTGGAAAGCCAACGTATGACTCGTATCATGGTCGAAAGGAAACGTAGGAAGCAAATGAACGAGCATTTACGTGTCCTCAGGTCCCTCATGCCTGGCTCCTACGTTAAAAGGGTATga
- the LOC106434068 gene encoding glycine-rich protein 5-like encodes MAMSFSSLTNLVLLCAATLLLVHAGARNLQQTQTLPVHGAASPTKAESPTFNAPLDDRKNFIVGGAAGVGGFMGMPGGTGMTLPLPSGTPLLGGSGAFGGLGGAMDFPGVGANGGGSVPSSGGGLVSP; translated from the coding sequence atggcCATGAGTTTCTCATCACTCACCAATCTCGTGCTTTTATGTGCAGCTACGTTGCTTCTGGTCCACGCAGGTGCTCGCAACTTGCAGCAAACTCAGACTCTACCTGTTCATGGAGCTGCTTCTCCTACCAAAGCTGAGTCTCCTACCTTCAATGCCCCTCTCGATGACCGTAAGAATTTCATAGTGGGCGGTGCTGCAGGAGTTGGGGGGTTCATGGGGATGCCTGGTGGAACTGGTATGACGTTGCCGCTTCCATCCGGGACACCGCTTCTTGGTGGCTCCGGCGCGTTTGGTGGTTTGGGCGGTGCAATGGATTTTCCTGGTGTTGGAGCTAATGGGGGAGGTTCAGTTCCGAGTTCAGGAGGTGGTCTAGTGTCTCCatga
- the LOC106434051 gene encoding paired amphipathic helix protein Sin3-like 2 — MTTQQHRYKSSRVCNKEEIRFKEKGMVKKKKKNALELWSIFKERLSPADLKTLTSLLIDSHRRRIDKTQLIASALVLFKNDEFLHRCFTDFLKKPQEEEDEEDEGKALSEVEAESLKNFCKMVSKGLGPSELLELVSSVKDLGKKKIKLSQFRKSLSLLFKNNGQEDERGKTQRNVQDTGLELEEGEIREDGLGVRAKVGKKSKEDPKIGADAEIRVSEERELVKDVTHGLDKMDLEGKKRRLLRPEPSTERSLKKARTSSRLLERVTPSYKLIPEEEQCPVSNKVLNNKYAVMEFKGASRRKKLSKYEEAVARCEDDMFESDMLMETLKSAVESAEQVIKEEMSVEDLGVMFYRCIEKLYRGDMFEFVREDHKKALPVMLVRLKQKLDAVTVAREIWIPMWKQVFEDNTIKQREYTTSRRR; from the coding sequence ATGACTACTCAACAGCATCGTTATAAGAGTAGTCGCGTATGTAACAAGGAAGAAATAAGATTCAAAGAGAAAgggatggtgaagaagaagaagaagaacgcgCTCGAGTTATGGAGTATCTTCAAAGAGAGACTAAGTCCGGCGGATCTGAAGACGCTCACCTCCTTGTTGATAGATTCTCATCGCAGAAGAATCGACAAGACCCAACTCATTGCATCTGCTCTGGTTTTGTTCAAGAACGACGAGTTTCTTCATCGATGCTTCACAGATTTTCTCAAGAAgcctcaagaagaagaagatgaagaggatgAAGGTAAAGCACTGAGTGAGGTTGAGGCTGAGTCGCTCAAGAACTTCTGTAAGATGGTCAGTAAGGGACTGGGTCCTTCCGAGTTGCTAGAGTTAGTCTCCTCCGTTAAAGACCTTggtaagaaaaaaatcaaactcaGCCAGTTTCGTAAGTCTCTTTCACTTTTGTTCAAGAACAATGGTCAAGAAGATGAACGTGGAAAGACCCAACGAAACGTTCAAGATACGGGTCTCGAACTTGAAGAAGGTGAAATACGAGAAGATGGTCTTGGGGTTAGGGCTAAAGTAGGTAAGAAGTCGAAAGAAGATCCAAAGATTGGAGCCGATGCTGAGATTAGGGTTTCTGAGGAGCGAGAGTTGGTGAAAGACGTAACGCATGGCTTAGACAAGATGGATTTGGAAGGAAAGAAGAGAAGACTATTGCGACCGGAACCGAGTACTGAAAGGTCTCTGAAGAAAGCAAGAACGTCGTCAAGGCTGTTAGAAAGAGTGACACCGAGCTATAAGCTTATCCCTGAGGAAGAACAGTGTCCTGTCTCTAACAAGGTACTGAACAACAAGTACGCTGTGATGGAATTCAAAGGTGCTTCGAGACGTAAGAAACTGAGCAAGTACGAAGAAGCAGTGGCGAGATGCGAAGATGACATGTTTGAGTCTGATATGTTGATGGAAACTCTGAAAAGCGCAGTGGAGAGTGCGGAACAGGTTATAAAGGAGGAGATGAGCGTGGAAGATCTTGGAGTGATGTTCTACAGATGCATCGAAAAGCTATACCGTGGCGATATGTTTGAATTTGTAAGAGAAGACCACAAGAAGGCTTTGCCTGTGATGTTAGTCAGGCTGAAGCAGAAGCTGGATGCGGTCACAGTTGCTCGGGAAATATGGATCCCTATGTGGAAGCAAGTCTTTGAAGATAACACTATAAAGCAAAGAGAATATACTACATCTAGACGGCGATAA